Part of the Nocardia farcinica genome, CCCTCGGCTTCGAGCCCACCGGAGAGCTGGTCGAGGACGAAATCGAGGCCGTGCTGCGCTGGTGATTCGGCGGCGGTGTCACACGGCGGGCGTGGCCGGTGTCTGGATGGGCGAACATCCGTCACCCAAGGAGTACTCGATGAACCTCGCCCTGTGGATCGCCGCCGGACTGCTCGCCTTCGTCGCGCTCGGCGGCGGTGTCGGCAAGACGTTCTTCCCGGTCGAGAAGCTGGCCGCCGCGCCGGGCGGCGGCTGGACCGCGGCCGTGCGTCCCGGCTTCGTCAGGACGCTCGGCGGTGTGGAGCTGCTGGCGGCGGCCGGCCTGATCCTGCCGCCGCTGCTCGGCATCGCCCCGGCGCTGGTGCCGGTCACCGCCGCCTGCTGGGTGGTGCTGATGATCGGTGCGATCATCACCCATGTCCGGCACGACGGGTGGGGCGTGTTCGTCGCCCTGAACGTGACCTACCTCGTCCTGGCGGCGTTCATCGCCTGGGGCCGGTTCGGGCCGCAGCCCTTCGCGGCCTGAGCACCCCGCCGGACAGGAAGGAGACCCACCGTCATGAGCACCGCCGACGCCGCGACCGACGCCTTCGTCGCACACCGCAACCTGCTCTTCACCGTCGCCTACGAGATGCTCGGTTCGGCCGCCGATGCCGAGGACGTGCTCCAGGAGACGTGGTTGCGCTGGCGCACGGTCGATCGTGACCAGGTGCGCGACGACCGCGCCTACCTGGTGCGGATCACCGCCCGCCAGTCGCTCAACCGGCTGCGCACCCTGCAACGACGCAAGGAGTCCTACGTCGGTCCGTGGCTGCCCGAGCCGCTGCTCACCACGCCCGACATCGCCGAGGACGCCGAACTCGCCGAGAGCCTGTCGATGGCGATGATGCTGGTGCTGGAGACGCTGGCGCCGACCGAACGGGCGGTGTTCGTGCTGCGCGAGGTCTTCGACTTCGGCTACGACGAGATCGCCGCCGCCGTCGGCAGGGTGCCGACGGCGGTGCGCCAGATCGCGCACCGGGCGCGCAAGCACGTCGAGGCCCGTCGCCCGCGGGAGGCGGTGTCGGCGAGCCGGACGCGGGAGGTGCTCGAACAGTTCCAGCGGGCGATCGAGACCAGGGACCTGAGCGGCCTGCTCGAACTGCTGGCCCCCGAGGTCGTGCTCGTCGGCGACGGCGGTGGCGTCAAGCAGGCGGTGCTGCGGCCGATTCTCGGCGCGCGCAAGGTCGCCACCCTCTTCCTCGGCGGACTGCGCAAGGTACCGGGGGCGCTGACCCTCGGTCTCACCCACGTCAACGGAAGCCCGGCGCTGGTGGTGTACCTCGACGGCGAGCTCGACGGGGTGATGGCCGTCGACCACGACGGCGCGCACATCACCGGTATGTACTACGTCCGCAATCCGCACAAGCTGACCCATCTCGGCGCGGAGACGCCGCTGACGGTCAGCCGCGGGTGAAGGTGCCCATGCCGTCCTGGTCGTAGTACTCGAGGGTCAACCGGTCGCCGTCGAACCGGGCCTGCGACACCGTGCCCGGGTCGGCGCCCTCGCCGGACGGGGTGAAGGCGAAGGTGTCGCCGTCCCAGTGCCGCAGCGGCACGACGGTGCCGGCCGGGCCGAGGGTGACGGTCAGCTCGTCGCCGCGGACGGCGACGGTGGCGGGGCCGTAGTAGGCGTTGGCGTAGGTGCCCGCGTAGTCGGTCAGGGGACGGGCGGGTGCGGGCGCCTGCGGCGGCTCTTTGCCGACCAGGTCGCCCTTCGGGGCGTCGAGTTGATCGAAGGCTTCGGTGTAGAGTCCGCGCCAGTCCTCACGCACCTCGCCGAACTGCACCAGGTCGGCGAACTCGGCGTTGAGCGTCTCCGGGACACCGCGCGGCGCGGCGTTGGTGAGCGTCACGATGCCGACACCGGCCGAGGGGATCATCGTGAACGCGGTGCCGGCGCCGAGATTGAACGCACCGGAATGGCTGAGCACCACCCGGCCCGCCGGGGAGGTGCCGACGTTGAAGCCGAAGCCGTAGAACCCCGCCCTGGCGTCGGGGTTCGCGGGCGGCGCGGACATCATCTGCGGGGAGACCGCGGGCAGCAGCGCCGCGGGCGGCACGATCTCGCGACCCTCGACGCTGCCGTCGCCCAGCATCATGGTCAGCCACCGCGTCATGTCGCGGGCCGACGAGCTGACCCCGCCCGCGGGCGACTGCGCGTCCGGTCGGCGCGGTGGATCGGCGGGCCGGTAGGCGCCGTCGACGAGAACGTGGCCGACCGCCCGGTCGCCGCGGGCGACGAAATCGGCGTAGCGCGAACTGGTCGCCGTCATCCCGAGCGGTTCGTAGATCTCGCGCTGCGACAGCGTCTCCCAGTCGGTGCCTGCCGCCTGCGCGACCGCGGACGCCGCCGCTGTCAGGCCGAAGTTGGTGTAGGCGTAGGAATCGCGGAACGGCGCCAGCGGCAGCTGCCGCAGCCGCGCCAGGATCGCCGCGCGGTCGTAGCCGAGATCCTCCAGCAGATCACCGGCGTGGTCGGGCAGCCCCGAGCGATGCGCGTACAGATCCCCCACCGTGACGTGGTCGCCGACGTAGGGGTCGGCGAGGGTGAACTCCGGCGACAGTCGCCGCACCGGCGTGTCCCACGCCACCCGGCCCGCGGCCACCTCCCGCGCCACCACCGTCGCGCCGATCGGCTTGGACAGCGAGGCCAGCTGGAACACCGTGTCCGGGCCGACCGGCTCCCCGGTCGTGACGTCCCGGACGCCGAACCCCTTGCTGTAGACCACTTTTCCGTCGTGCACGACGGCCACCGCCATGCCGGGGATCTTCGTGGCGTCCATGAGTTCGCCCGCGATGCGGTCGAGCTCGCCGACCGCCCGGTCCACCTGGCCGTCCGGGATCGCCACCCCCGCGACCTCGTTCGGCGGTAGTTCTCCCGCCGCGGCCGGAGATCGCGGTGCCGAGCTGGTCGTCGCCGCGTCGCCGCCGGAGTCGTCGGCGCAGGCTCCGACGACGAGCCCCAGCGCCAGCAGCCCCACGGCCACGCGTCGACGACCCGGCACGGCCCTCACCTCCTCGGACGAGTTGCACGGCACAGTGCGTCGAGCCTAGCCCCGGCAACCGCCCGGCAACGCCGAATCGAGGAAGACCGGAGGTTGCCGGTCAGTTCCCCTCGAGCCCCGCACCGTGATTCGGATTCGTGCAGATCGTCCCCTCACACGGCACCTGACCGCCGTCCCCGTTCGGGTTCGGCATCTCGGCACCACCGTTCTCCGCCGGATCCGGCCCCGCACCGTGATTCGGATTCGTGCAGATCGTCCCCTCACACGGCACCTGACCGCCGTCCCCGTTCGGGTTCGGCATCTCGGCACCACCGTTCTCCGCCGGATCCGGCCCCGCACCGTGATTCGGATTCGTGCAGATCGTCCCCTCACACGGCACCTGACTGCCGTCCCCGTTGGGGTTGGGCATCATCGGCACGGACGGCGCGGGCGGCGCCGGATTCGATCCCGGATTCGGCCCGGGCGCGGGATTCGGCTGCGACGCGCCGTGCTCGTCGTGCGGCGCCGCCGAGGTCGGGGCGGTCGGCGGCGGTGTGGACACCGATGTCGCGGTGACCGTGGTGCGGCTGGTGCCGGTCGTCGGGGTCGGCGACGAATCGTCCGAACATCCCGCGGCCAACACGCCCGCCAGCGCCACGGCGACGACCAGCTTCTTCATCGGAACCCTCCCCTTCAGGCGGCCGGTCGCCCGGCAGCCAAGCAATTGATCGGCAAATCTCCGGTCAGCGTAACGCCCATCCCGCGCGAATCCGGGGCACTCCGCTCCCGGCGCGCCCGAGCGGCCGAACATCGGCCGCTCGGACTTGTCTTGGAGTGCGCTCCAGGTCTTAGCGTGAAGGCACACGCTGACCGGCAACGAGGAGACCTCATGGAGCTCGGCTTCCATCTTCCGATCTTCGACATCGACGGCGGGACCTCCGCCATCGCGGGCGAACTGGCACGGGCGGGCGCGGCGGCCGAGGCCGCGGGAGCCACCTGGCTGTCGTTCATGGACCACTACTTCCAGATCGAGCCGACCGGCCTGCCCGCGGAGGCCAACATGTTGGAGGGCTACACCGCGCTGGGCTTTCTCGCCGCCCACACCGCCACGGTGGAGCTGGGCCTGCTGGTCACCGGGGTGACCTATCGCCATCCCGGCCTGCTGGCCAAGATCGTCACCACCCTCGACGTGCTCTCCGGCGGACGCGCGGTGCTCGGGCTCGGGGCGGCCTGGTACGAGCGCGAACACCGCGGGCTCGGCGTCGACTACCCGCCGCTGGCCGAGCGTTTCGAGCGCCTGGAGGAGACGCTGCGGATCTGCGCGCAGATGTGGGACCCGCAGAACAACGGCCCGTTCGAGGGCAAGCACTACCGCCTGGCGGAGACACTGTGCGCACCACAACCCCTGCACCGGCCGCGGGTGCTGATCGGCGGCGGCGGCGAGCAGAAGACGTTGCGGCTGGTGGCGCGTTACGGCGACGCCTGCAATCTGTTCGGCACCTCGCCGCAGGACGTCGAACACAAGCTGGACGTGCTGCGCAGGCACTGCGAGGCCGAGGGC contains:
- a CDS encoding DoxX family protein → MNLALWIAAGLLAFVALGGGVGKTFFPVEKLAAAPGGGWTAAVRPGFVRTLGGVELLAAAGLILPPLLGIAPALVPVTAACWVVLMIGAIITHVRHDGWGVFVALNVTYLVLAAFIAWGRFGPQPFAA
- a CDS encoding RNA polymerase sigma-70 factor; amino-acid sequence: MSTADAATDAFVAHRNLLFTVAYEMLGSAADAEDVLQETWLRWRTVDRDQVRDDRAYLVRITARQSLNRLRTLQRRKESYVGPWLPEPLLTTPDIAEDAELAESLSMAMMLVLETLAPTERAVFVLREVFDFGYDEIAAAVGRVPTAVRQIAHRARKHVEARRPREAVSASRTREVLEQFQRAIETRDLSGLLELLAPEVVLVGDGGGVKQAVLRPILGARKVATLFLGGLRKVPGALTLGLTHVNGSPALVVYLDGELDGVMAVDHDGAHITGMYYVRNPHKLTHLGAETPLTVSRG
- a CDS encoding serine hydrolase — translated: MRAVPGRRRVAVGLLALGLVVGACADDSGGDAATTSSAPRSPAAAGELPPNEVAGVAIPDGQVDRAVGELDRIAGELMDATKIPGMAVAVVHDGKVVYSKGFGVRDVTTGEPVGPDTVFQLASLSKPIGATVVAREVAAGRVAWDTPVRRLSPEFTLADPYVGDHVTVGDLYAHRSGLPDHAGDLLEDLGYDRAAILARLRQLPLAPFRDSYAYTNFGLTAAASAVAQAAGTDWETLSQREIYEPLGMTATSSRYADFVARGDRAVGHVLVDGAYRPADPPRRPDAQSPAGGVSSSARDMTRWLTMMLGDGSVEGREIVPPAALLPAVSPQMMSAPPANPDARAGFYGFGFNVGTSPAGRVVLSHSGAFNLGAGTAFTMIPSAGVGIVTLTNAAPRGVPETLNAEFADLVQFGEVREDWRGLYTEAFDQLDAPKGDLVGKEPPQAPAPARPLTDYAGTYANAYYGPATVAVRGDELTVTLGPAGTVVPLRHWDGDTFAFTPSGEGADPGTVSQARFDGDRLTLEYYDQDGMGTFTRG
- a CDS encoding LLM class F420-dependent oxidoreductase, producing MELGFHLPIFDIDGGTSAIAGELARAGAAAEAAGATWLSFMDHYFQIEPTGLPAEANMLEGYTALGFLAAHTATVELGLLVTGVTYRHPGLLAKIVTTLDVLSGGRAVLGLGAAWYEREHRGLGVDYPPLAERFERLEETLRICAQMWDPQNNGPFEGKHYRLAETLCAPQPLHRPRVLIGGGGEQKTLRLVARYGDACNLFGTSPQDVEHKLDVLRRHCEAEGRDYDRIRKTILANNPRPAPETRDEFVRAMADYAKLGIDQVIVTPTTGSPAAWIEGMAPAVPQLADLG